Genomic DNA from Pseudomonas fitomaticsae:
CGCTGGCGATGTACAGCCAGACCAATGAAGCCTTTGCCCGCGCCTACTGGCACTGGTTCTTCCTGATCCGCCCGGCGCCGTTGCCGGAAACCCTGATCGAAGCCAATCCTGAAGGTTACCTGCGCAGTGTCATGGGCAGCCGCAGCGCCGGACTTGCACCCTTCACCGACGAGGCCTTCAGCGAATACCGGCGTTGCCTGGAACGTCCCGGCAGTGCTCGGGGGATCTGCGAGGACTACCGCGCCAGTGCCGGCATCGACCTGGAACATGATCGCGCCGATCTCGCGGCCGATCGTCATCTGAACCTGCCGTTACTCGTGCTGTGGGGCGCCGAGGGCACCGTCGGTCGCTGCTTCGATCCGCTCAAGGAATGGCAACAGGTTGCCACCGACGTACGGGGCAAAGCCCTGCCTGCCGGACATTACCTCGCCGAAGAAGTCCCTGGACTGTTGCTGACCGAAGCGCTCGACTTTCTCCGCTGATTCCCCTCCTTCAATCCGGCGGCACGCGCCGTCGGACTGCTTTGCCCTCCCCACATAACTCCGTCCGCGCGGCAGCCACCTGCAATCGCGAAACATTTACTTTCATATCGTTTATCGGGATTTGCTTCGGTCATCCGTCTTATAGAGATGCGGGCCGGTCGCGTAGGCAAAAGCCACGACCGGGCCTTTCAGGGACTCCTGTGCTGCGAAGCCCGTAGTACCGCCCCCTCACTCTGAATCAAGACTTGTCATCATGTCGAAGAAATCCCGCTCGAAACTGTGGTTCCTGGTACACAGCTGGCTGGCGTTGCCGATCTGGTTTTTCGTGCTGATCGTCTGCGTCACCGGCACTCTGGCGGTGGTCAGCCAGGAAATCGTCTGGCTGGCCAACCCGCAGATGCGCGCCAGCGCGCCGTCGGACGATGCGCCGCTGCTCAGCTACGACCAGATCATCGCAGCCATCAAGAAAGCCGAGCCGCAAACGGTCGTGCAAGAGATCGACCGCCCCGATGAATCGCACTTTGCCCTCGATGTCCGCGTCAGCTACCCCGACGGGCGCTCGCTGACGGTCTACGTCAACCCGTACACGGGCGTCATTCAGGGCGAAGCCCCGGCGTTCAATTTCAAAGGTTTCACCCGCGCCCTGCATGGCTGGTGGCTGGTGCCCTTCACCAATGGCTACAGCTGGGGCTGGTACCTGGTGTCGATCCTCGGCCTGCCCATGCTCGCCTCGCTGGTGACCGGGCTGGTGGTGTACAAGCGTTTCTGGAAAGGCTTTTTCAGCCCGACCTTGCGATTGCGCCACGGCGCGCGGATTTTCTGGGGCGACTTCCACCGCCTCAGCGGCATCTGGTCGATCTGGTTCATCGCGGTGATTTCCATCACCGGCACCTGGTTCCTGATTCAGGCACTGCTGGCCGACAACCACATTTCCATCTCGAGCGAACCGGTGATCCCGGCCATGTCCCGTGAGAGCGTGCCCCTCTCGGCGGACGGTTCGCCGGCCCCGCAGATCAGCCTCGATCGCGCGATCGAGATCGCCCAGCAGAAAATCCCCGGGCTGGAAACCAGCTATGTCAGCCTGCCGGGCAACGCCTACAGCCACCTCGATATTGGGGGGCGCGGCTGGTATCCGTTGATGTATCAGCGCGCGACGATCAATCCGTACAACGGTGAAATCGCTGCCTCGCGCCTGTTGTCCGACCGGACTTCGCTGGAGTTCGTCACCGAATCCATGCGGCCGTTGCACACCGGTGACTTCGGCGGGTTGTGGATCAAGCTGATCTGGTTCTTCTTCGGGCTGTTGCTGAGCATGATGGTGCTCAGCGGACTGCTGATCTGGACCAAGCGCACCGCACTGGCCACCGCCAACGCCCTCAAGCGCGAGCACAAGAAGCAACGCGTCAAGGCGCAACCGGCCCTGAACCGTGAACCGTCGGAGGTCAACCCGTGAGCCAGTCCAACGTTGCAACCCGCCCTTCACGCCTGAGCCTGTTCTGGCACAAGTGGCGCTTCCACATCAACGTGTTGCTGCTGTTGATCCCGCTGGGCTTCATGCCCCGGTACTTTGCAGACCAGTCGCTGTTTCGCGGCGACACTGGCCTGGGCGAACGCGAAGTCGGAGAAGTCCAGGTCGGCCCCTGGAGCCTGCGCATGGCCGAATTCCGTGACGAGGCGCCTCGCCCCGCCGGGCCTGCCGGCCACATGAAAAGCTTCAACGTCGCGTTGTGCGATGCCTGCATCGATCAGGTCAAGGCCACCTACCTGCGCATCGGCAAACCGCGCAGCCTGCGCGCCGCCGGGGTGATCTTCTTCGGCACGCCGTATCGCATGGGCACCCAGTTGCCGATTCCGGAAAAGACCCGAACCGACGCCGAACTGTGGATCACCATGGAAGGCTGGGACGGCAGCATGCATCAGGCCTCGATCCCCCTGAGCCAGGCCTCCCCCGCCACCATCGCCTGGCTGAACAAACAAGGAGCCAAACCATGACGCTCGTTCGACGCTTTTCCCGTCTGCGCCTGAGCAGCCTGATGCTGGTGCTGTGTGCCGGTTTCAGCGCCAGCGCCCTGGCCCACAACCCGATGTGCGAGTGCAAGGCCATCGACGCCGAGCAGATCAAATGCACCGGCGGCTTCTCCGACGGCAGCGGCGCACCGGGGGTGACCCTCGATGTGATCGGCTACGACGAGACCATCCTGGTACCGGGCAAGCTCGGCGCCGATTCGACCCTGACCTTCAAGAAACCCGGCGCCGAGTTCTACGTGCTGTTCGACGCCGGCCCCGGCCACGTGGTCGAAATCGACCAAGCGGATATCGAAGCCCCATGACCACGCCGACCACCCAGGTTGTACGCCCGGCCGGTGCCGGCCATGAAACCCTCAATGTGCTGCTGATGTGCCTGTTGATCCTCGCGGTCGCCGGATCGGTAGTCGCATGGCGCGGCGTCTCCCACGAGCCCGAGCCGGTTTCCAGCCATCAACTGGACGCCCGCCGTGACCTCGGCGCCAGCGAACAAGGCATCTATGCCGATCTGCGGGTGACCCTCGACGAAATCCGTCTGTTGCGCGAAGAACAGCAAACGCTACCCACACCGCAGAACCTGGCGGACGAGGGTTTCGCACCGTTTGCCCAGGACGCCAGTTCGGTCAGTCGTGGCGGTCATGCCTGGCAGTTGCTGGCCGACCGCGCCTACTTCGGCCACAGCCAGGCACCGGCCGTGGCCGGTTCGTTTCTGATGCGCCTGAACGACGCCGCGCCGGACATCTGGCTCAACCGCGCCACCGACCTGCAAGCGCCGACAGACCTGTCCGACGCAGCGCTGTCCGCTGCCGGCTGGAAACAGATCGTCGCGCAATTCGATGCCGGGGTGACCCGCGAACATCGTCATTGAACCCTCGCCTTCATTCGAGAGAAGACCGCTTGCCCATGCCTAGTTCATCTCAACGCCGTCCTTTCCTGCGCCTGCTGCTGGTCGGCCTGTGCGCCTGCCTGCTGAGCCCGCTGGCCAGCGCCGATCAGGCCAAGCGCCTGCGCATCGGCATCACCCTGCATCCGTACTACAGCTATGTGGCGAACATCGTCGGCGACAAGGCCGAGGTCGTGCCGCTGATTCCCGCCGGCTTCAACCCGCATGCCTACGAGCCGCGCGCCGAAGACATCAAGCGCATCAGCGGGCTGGATGTAATCGTGCTCAACGGGGTCGGCCATGACGACTTCGCCGACCGCATGATCGCCGCCAGCGAAACGCCGAACATCAAGACCATCGAAGCCAACGAAAACGTGCCATTGCTGGCCGCCACCGGGGTGGCCGCGCGCGGTGCCGGCAAAGTGGTGAACCCACACACGTTCCTGTCGATCAGCGCCTCGATTGCCCAGGTCAACAACATCGCCCGGGAACTGGGCAAGCTCGACCCGGACAACGCCAAAACCTACACCCAGAACGCCCGCGCCTACGGCAAACGCCTGCGGCAGATGCGCGCCGACGCCCTGGCCAAACTGACCCAGGCGCCGAACGCCGAACTGCGGGTGGCCACGGTGCACGCCGCCTATGACTACCTGCTGCGCGAATTCGGTCTGGAAGTCACCGCCGTGGTCGAGCCTGCGCACGGCATCGAGCCAAGCCCGAGCCAGTTGAAGAAAACCATCGACCAATTGCGCGAGCTGGACGTGAAAGTGATCTTCTCCGAGATGGACTTCCCGTCCACCTACGTCGAAACCATCCAGCGTGAATCCGGTGTGAAGCTGTACCCGCTGTCGCACATTTCCTACGGCGAATACACCGCCGACAAGTACGAAAAGGAAATGACCGGCAACCTCAACACCGTGGTTCGGGCAATTCAGGAGTCCGGCGCATGACGGCTCAGGAAAACCTCTCAATCACCCATAATGGCCCGACCCTGGATTTCGCCGATGTCAGCCTGACCCTCGGCCGCACGACGATTCTGGACAAGGTCACCTTCCAGGTGCAGCCCGGCAGCGTGCATGCGCTGGTCGGCCCCAACGGCGGCGGCAAGAGTTCGCTGATCAAGACCCTGCTCGGACAGATGCCCCATCAGGGCCGGCTCAGTCTGCAATGGCCCGGCGAACCCGGCACCATCGGCTACGTGCCGCAGGCGCTGGAATTCGATCGGGGTCTGCCGATGACCGTCGATGATTTCATGGCCGCCATGTGTCAGCGCCGCCCGGCCTTCCTCGGCTTGAGCAAGCATTATGTTGGCGCCATCGGCGAAGCGCTGGAGCGGGTCGGCATGCAGGACAAGCGCAAGCGCCGGATGGGTGCGCTGTCCGGTGGTGAACGCCAGCGGGTGCTGCTTGCCCAGGGCCTGATTCCGGCGCCGCAATTGCTGGTGCTGGATGAACCGATGTCGGCCCTTGACGAAGCCGGGATCCAGGTGTTCGAGCGTTTGCTGGGCGACTGGCGTGCGGCGGGCATCACGGTGCTGTGGATCGAGCACGATCTGGAAGCGGTCGGGCGCCTGGCCACCCGCGTCACCGGCCTCAACCGCCGGGTGCTGTTCGACGCCACGCCGCAACAGGCCCTGACCCCGGAACGCCTGCTGACCCTGTTCTCGACCCATCCACGGAGCGCTGCCTGATGAGTTACGAAGCCTTTCGTTTGATGGTGCAAGGCTGGGCCTCCTCCGGTTATCTGCCGGAGGCCCTGGCCTACGGGTTTGTGGTCAATGCCCTGCTCGCCGGTCTGCTGATCGGCCCGGTGCTCGGTGGCCTCGGCACGCTGGTGGTGGTCAAGCGCTTCGCGTTTTTCTCCGAAGCGGTGGGTCACGCGGCACTGACCGGCGTGGCCATCGGCATCCTGCTCGGCGAACCCTACACCGGCCCTTACGGCAGCCTGTTCGGCTACTGCCTGCTGTTCGGCATTCTGCTCAACTATTTGCGCAACCGCACCGGCCTGGCCCCGGACACGCTGATCGGCGTGTTCCTCTCGGTGTCCCTCGCCCTGGGCGCCAGCCTGCTGCTGATTCTGGCGGGCAAGATCAACGTGCACATTCTGGAAAACGTGCTGTTCGGCTCGGTGCTGACGGTCAACGGTAACGACCTGCTGGTGCTGGCGATTGTCGGCTCGCTGGTGATGGCGCTGGCCTTGCCGCTGTACAACCGGATCATGCTGGCCAGCTTCAACCCGCAGTTGGCGGCGGTGCGTGGCGTCGCGGTGAAGACCCTGGATTACCTGTTCGTGATTCTGGTGACGCTGATCACCGTCGCCGCAGTGAAAGTCATCGGTGCGATTCTGGTCGGTGCGCTGCTGGTAATTCCGGCGGCAGCCGCCCGCTTGCTCAGCCAGTCGCTCAAGGGCTTTTTCTGGTGTTCGGTGCTGATTGCCACGGTCAGCACGTTGTGCGGGATTCTCGCGCCCATCGTGTTCGACCTGCCGATTCCGTCCGGCGCCGCGATCATCCTGGTCGCCGGTATCGCCTTCGCCCTCGCCGCGATTGCCCGGGGCGTCGTCCCCAGTCTGAAAGGGAACCTTGGATAAATGGCTTTTTCATTGCGACAACTGACTCTGGCCATCGCCCTCAGCGGTGTGGTTTCGAGCCCTCTGCTGGCTGCCGAGAAACCGTTGCGGGTGCTGGCCTCGTTGCCCATCACTTACGGCCTGGGCGAAGTCCTGCTCAAGGGTACCGACATCAGCCTCGAGCGCGCAGCGCCCGCTAATCTGCCGGGTAGCCGCCAGACCGCCTACTTCACCGGGCGTGGTGCCCCGGCGCTGGACAAACTGGCCACTGGCGCCGATGCGGTGATCGGCGTGCGCTCGCTGTGGGCCGATGATCCGCTGTATCCGATCGCCCGACGCAGCAACATCCGCATCGTCGAAGTCGACGCCGCCCGCCCGGTGGACGGCGCCCTGCCCGGCATCGCCGTGCAACCGGGGTTGAAGGTCGATGGTTTGAACAGTCAGCCGTGGCTGGCGAGCAACAACATGGGCCGTATGGCCGACGTGATGGCAGCGGATCTGGTGCGCCTGGCACCAAAGGACAAACCGAAGATCGAAGCCAATCTGTCCGCACTGAAACAGCGCCTGCTGAAACTCAGTGCCGACAGCGAAGCCCGTCTGGCCCGTGCCGACAACCTGAGCGTGATGAGCCTTAGCGATCACTTCGGTTATCTGATTGGCAGCCTCAATCTGGAATTGATCGGGCAGGACGCTCGACCGGATGCCGAATGGACGCCTGAGGATCTGAAAAAACTGACCGCTACCCTGAAAGATAACGACGTGGCAGTGGTGCTGCACCATCGGCAACCGTCGGACGCGGTGAAAGCGGCGATTGCCGAATCGGGCAGTCAACTGCTGGTGCTGAGCACCGATGCGGCGGATCCGGTGGCAGAGCTGGAAGGCAATGTGGATGTGCTGCTCAAGGGCCTGAGCGGCGCGTAACAGCAGTCTTCCAGACATGAAAAAACCCGCTGACTGTTTCCAGTCCAGCGGGTTTCTTTTTGCCTGAAGACTTACTGGGCAGCCGCTTGCGCTTCCATCTTCTGGCGCAGGCTCAGCGGACGCATGTCGGTCCAGACTTCTTCGATGTAGGCCAGGCATTCCTTTTTCAGACCACTCTTGCCGACGGTGCGCCAGCCTTCCGGCACGGCCTTGTAGTCCGGCCAGATCGAGTACTGCTCTTCGTGGTTAACCACGACTTGAAAGAGGATGTCCTCGCGGTCGAATACTGACGTCATGCTGTGTCTCCATCGCTGTAAGGGTGGGCTGCACGATGGGTGCAGCCGGGTATGTAGAAAGAACGTTCGACGCGGCGAAAAATTTACAGGGCAGCAGTCGCGGCGCTCAACGCA
This window encodes:
- a CDS encoding alpha/beta fold hydrolase — translated: MFAGFVKEQRHVNGVDISYRLKGSGPGLLLLHGHPQTHVIWHKIAEQLAEHFTVVAADLRGYGDSSRPPADEAHLNYSKREMARDGVQLMKALGFEQFSILAHDRGARVAHRLALDHPEVVQRMVLLDIAPTLAMYSQTNEAFARAYWHWFFLIRPAPLPETLIEANPEGYLRSVMGSRSAGLAPFTDEAFSEYRRCLERPGSARGICEDYRASAGIDLEHDRADLAADRHLNLPLLVLWGAEGTVGRCFDPLKEWQQVATDVRGKALPAGHYLAEEVPGLLLTEALDFLR
- a CDS encoding PepSY-associated TM helix domain-containing protein — translated: MSKKSRSKLWFLVHSWLALPIWFFVLIVCVTGTLAVVSQEIVWLANPQMRASAPSDDAPLLSYDQIIAAIKKAEPQTVVQEIDRPDESHFALDVRVSYPDGRSLTVYVNPYTGVIQGEAPAFNFKGFTRALHGWWLVPFTNGYSWGWYLVSILGLPMLASLVTGLVVYKRFWKGFFSPTLRLRHGARIFWGDFHRLSGIWSIWFIAVISITGTWFLIQALLADNHISISSEPVIPAMSRESVPLSADGSPAPQISLDRAIEIAQQKIPGLETSYVSLPGNAYSHLDIGGRGWYPLMYQRATINPYNGEIAASRLLSDRTSLEFVTESMRPLHTGDFGGLWIKLIWFFFGLLLSMMVLSGLLIWTKRTALATANALKREHKKQRVKAQPALNREPSEVNP
- a CDS encoding DUF6162 family protein → MTTPTTQVVRPAGAGHETLNVLLMCLLILAVAGSVVAWRGVSHEPEPVSSHQLDARRDLGASEQGIYADLRVTLDEIRLLREEQQTLPTPQNLADEGFAPFAQDASSVSRGGHAWQLLADRAYFGHSQAPAVAGSFLMRLNDAAPDIWLNRATDLQAPTDLSDAALSAAGWKQIVAQFDAGVTREHRH
- a CDS encoding metal ABC transporter substrate-binding protein; translation: MPSSSQRRPFLRLLLVGLCACLLSPLASADQAKRLRIGITLHPYYSYVANIVGDKAEVVPLIPAGFNPHAYEPRAEDIKRISGLDVIVLNGVGHDDFADRMIAASETPNIKTIEANENVPLLAATGVAARGAGKVVNPHTFLSISASIAQVNNIARELGKLDPDNAKTYTQNARAYGKRLRQMRADALAKLTQAPNAELRVATVHAAYDYLLREFGLEVTAVVEPAHGIEPSPSQLKKTIDQLRELDVKVIFSEMDFPSTYVETIQRESGVKLYPLSHISYGEYTADKYEKEMTGNLNTVVRAIQESGA
- a CDS encoding metal ABC transporter ATP-binding protein, producing MTAQENLSITHNGPTLDFADVSLTLGRTTILDKVTFQVQPGSVHALVGPNGGGKSSLIKTLLGQMPHQGRLSLQWPGEPGTIGYVPQALEFDRGLPMTVDDFMAAMCQRRPAFLGLSKHYVGAIGEALERVGMQDKRKRRMGALSGGERQRVLLAQGLIPAPQLLVLDEPMSALDEAGIQVFERLLGDWRAAGITVLWIEHDLEAVGRLATRVTGLNRRVLFDATPQQALTPERLLTLFSTHPRSAA
- a CDS encoding metal ABC transporter permease, with product MSYEAFRLMVQGWASSGYLPEALAYGFVVNALLAGLLIGPVLGGLGTLVVVKRFAFFSEAVGHAALTGVAIGILLGEPYTGPYGSLFGYCLLFGILLNYLRNRTGLAPDTLIGVFLSVSLALGASLLLILAGKINVHILENVLFGSVLTVNGNDLLVLAIVGSLVMALALPLYNRIMLASFNPQLAAVRGVAVKTLDYLFVILVTLITVAAVKVIGAILVGALLVIPAAAARLLSQSLKGFFWCSVLIATVSTLCGILAPIVFDLPIPSGAAIILVAGIAFALAAIARGVVPSLKGNLG
- a CDS encoding metal ABC transporter substrate-binding protein — its product is MAFSLRQLTLAIALSGVVSSPLLAAEKPLRVLASLPITYGLGEVLLKGTDISLERAAPANLPGSRQTAYFTGRGAPALDKLATGADAVIGVRSLWADDPLYPIARRSNIRIVEVDAARPVDGALPGIAVQPGLKVDGLNSQPWLASNNMGRMADVMAADLVRLAPKDKPKIEANLSALKQRLLKLSADSEARLARADNLSVMSLSDHFGYLIGSLNLELIGQDARPDAEWTPEDLKKLTATLKDNDVAVVLHHRQPSDAVKAAIAESGSQLLVLSTDAADPVAELEGNVDVLLKGLSGA
- a CDS encoding MbtH family protein, which translates into the protein MTSVFDREDILFQVVVNHEEQYSIWPDYKAVPEGWRTVGKSGLKKECLAYIEEVWTDMRPLSLRQKMEAQAAAQ